A region from the Diadema setosum chromosome 13, eeDiaSeto1, whole genome shotgun sequence genome encodes:
- the LOC140237018 gene encoding uncharacterized protein — protein sequence MATPEQIRDFATLGRELGYSGGELNSFVNARCDEAAEKMRAEERAKVREHEMKMAEMRSTNSSSSTHVDLSGLHLKIGKFDENRDRFDAYINKFELFADSQKIPTEFKALYLISNLSGKALEVVNRMEPADRDDYARVKQELMVHFQLTEEGYRRKFRTARPEKGERPHHFATRLRGYLVQWIELSGIDEEYDKLFDLVLREQFLNNCSKEVVAFLKERDCDSMEVVSKNADVYVNAHGVHTFGQQSKTSDQNQKWGGSKPSQGGVKNTPGSPKPPQRPFEVRGRNQPSQGKKTQYGAGRGDGPRGCYQCGSPTHLKRDCPMVRVKSAQAMVGTEVLTEGSEMTRSNMDASTPSAGSPGNSIGSLRSNDGGGKQPQATGQSAACMPVGNHVPVDGYQKVEKLGMAYGQVSAMMNRMPVVSGRLYPGEVPISVLRDTGCSTCVVKSRLVERHQLTGKCQTVRLIDGTVKQFPVAKVELDSPYFSGEIEALCMPDCLCEVIVGNVTGAREPNDPDLKWVPRGGKALSDDADQEDDGGRYVIGDGEQTVDTKVDGVDKEEVDNLSEVKEDDPQVMAVETRSQKEDQVLGETECSVRNDDSGVPAVMAVETRAQKARSTKPKKGLVVVDSVKVADPPEFRQKQKDDPTLRASWDKVGVTDNSRYLFRVDQGCLLRQERDPQNPTEGIGPKLVVVPKEYRADIMHLAHESLFGGHLGINNTLSKVKTQFFWPGMYEDIANFCRSCDVCQKTISKGKVPKVELGRLPTIEVPFQRIAIDLMGPFTPSERGHTYILTIVDYATRYTEAIPLKSITTVDVAEALVTVYSRVGIPQEVMSDLGPQFVSDLMKEVCRLLSIKQLTSSRYHPMCNGLVERYNAVVKSSLKRLCTEEPRQWDRYLPALLFALREAPSSSLGFSPFELLYGRHVRGPMEVLRELLTNDAVEPERKSEYEYVIELRKRLVESWQMAQENLKQSAKRYKTYYDRGAKKRKLKIGDKVLVLLPTEQNKLLVKWKGPYEVVGAKYDYDYVVDVDGVKKTFHINMLKRYFSRVAEEETAGSCFEVCHDGGVDELWSDEGMENNDDVFTEIPEMPCPIQREFVEDVQLDVSLDEVKQEQIRRLLCEYQDVFTDVPKKSSIAECKIHLTTDEPVRSPPYRVPQALQGEIQKEVEMMVKLGVIEPSDSPYGHPIVMVKKPDGTNRFCIDFRRLNKVTVFDPEPMPVQQDLFASLAKSKYFSKLDLSKGYWQLPLRDSDKAKTAFLTPIGQFQFRYMPFGLVTAGAQFTKMMRKLLLGVPNVVTYIDDVLVHTNSWEEHVTTLSAVLSRLREANLAARPTKCALGFQSIEFLGHEVSEGILQTSERLTKKIAEAPRPVTKKQVRSFLGLTGYYRDFIPNYADVALPLTNLTKKGSPEKVKWGEGEEQAFLGMKKSLIKPPILHLPDETKVFKLKVDASDTGLGAVLMQERNGEDFPVAYASRKLLPRECRYATIEKECLAIVWAIRKFEFYLCGRSFEVHTDHKPLTYIQAKKMHNKRIMRWCMSLQEHRFRLVSVKGKDNVAADAMSRLV from the coding sequence ATGGCAACTCCAGAACAAATTAGAGACTTTGCCACCCTTGGTAGGGAACTTGGTTACTCCGGTGGAGAGTTGAATAGTTTCGTGAATGCTCGTTGTGATGAGGCTGCAGAGAAAATGCGGGCTGAGGAAAGAGCCAAGGTCCgggaacatgaaatgaaaatggctGAAATGAGATCGACAAATTCCAGTAGTAGTACGCATGTGGATTTGAGTGGTTTGCACTTGAAAATAGGCAAGTTTGACGAGAATCGGGATAGGTTCGATGCCTATATCAACAAGTTTGAGTTGTTTGCTGACAGTCAGAAGATCCCTACTGAATTCAAGGCCTTATATCTGATTTCAAATCTGAGTGGCAAAGCCCTTGAAGTGGTGAACAGAATGGAGCCTGCTGATAGAGATGATTATGCAAGAGTCAAACAGGAGTTGATGGTGCATTTTCAGTTGACTGAAGAAGGGTATCGCAGGAAGTTTAGGACTGCACGGCCAGAGAAAGGAGAAAGGCCACATCATTTTGCGACGAGGCTCAGAGGGTATCTGGTGCAGTGGATTGAGTTGTCAGGGATCGATGAAGAGTATGATAAGTTGTTTGATCTAGTCCTACGGGAACAATTTTTGAATAATTGTTCAAAGGAAGTGGTGGCATTTTTGAAAGAAAGGGATTGTGATTCAATGGAGGTGGTCAGTAAGAATGCTGATGTGTATGTAAATGCACATGGTGTGCACACATTTGGACAGCAATCAAAGACATCTGATCAGAATCAGAAATGGGGAGGTTCAAAGCCCTCACAAGGTGGTGTGAAAAACACACCAGGCAGTCCGAAACCCCCACAGCGCCCATTTGAAGTGAGGGGAAGGAATCAGCCATCACAGGGTAAGAAAACCCAGTATGGGGCTGGGCGCGGAGATGGCCCGAGGGGTTGTTATCAGTGTGGGAGTCCTACACATTTGAAGAGGGATTGTCCCATGGTGCGTGTGAAATCAGCTCAAGCAATGGTTGGTACAGAGGTGCTAACTGAAGGATCAGAAATGACACGGTCAAACATGGATGCTAGCACGCCGTCAGCTGGCAGTCCAGGAAACTCAATAGGTAGTTTGAGGTCAAATGACGGGGGTGGCAAACAGCCACAGGCAACAGGGCAATCAGCTGCGTGCATGCCTGTTGGAAATCATGTGCCCGTTGACGGGTATCAGAAAGTTGAAAAGCTGGGAATGGCTTACGGACAAGTAAGTGCGATGATGAATCGTATGCCAGTTGTTTCAGGCAGGTTATATCCTGGTGAAGTTCCAATTTCAGTACTCCGTGACACAGGATGCAGTACATGTGTTGTTAAGTCCAGACTGGTTGAGAGACATCAGCTGACTGGGAAGTGTCAAACAGTGAGGTTGATTGATGGAACAGTCAAGCAATTTCCAGTCGCCAAGGTAGAGTTAGACTCTCCATATTTTTCAGGTGAGATTGAAGCATTGTGTATGCCGGATTGCTTGTGTGAAGTGATTGTTGGGAATGTCACTGGTGCACGTGAGCCCAATGATCCAGATTTGAAGTGGGTGCCCAGAGGGGGCAAAGCATTGAGTGACGATGCTGATCAGGAGGATGATGGTGGTAGATACGTCATTGGAGATGGTGAGCAAACTGTAGATACCAAGGTTGATGGCGTTGATAAGGAAGAGGTTGACAATCTTTCTGAGGTGAAAGAAGATGATCCACAGGTGATGGCAGTCGAAACCCGATCTCAGAAGGAAGACCAGGTGTTGGGCGAGACAGAGTGTTCAGTCAGGAATGATGACAGTGGAGTGCCAGCTGTCATGGCTGTGGAGACACGGGCCCAAAAAGCACGCAGTACAAAACCCAAGAAGGGGTTAGTTGTGGTCGATTCGGTCAAAGTCGCAGATCCGCCAGAGTTTCGTCAGAAACAGAAAGATGACCCCACTCTTCGAGCATCGTGGGATAAGGTTGGTGTGACTGATAATTCCAGGTATCTGTTCCGGGTAGATCAAGGTTGCCTATTGAGGCAGGAAAGAGATCCGCAAAACCCGACAGAGGGGATTGGCCCAAAACTTGTTGTGGTGCCAAAGGAATATCGTGCTGATATCATGCATTTGGCACATGAGTCATTGTTTGGTGGTCACTTAGGGATCAACAACACATTGTCAAAGGTAAAGACACAGTTCTTTTGGCCGGGCATGTATGAAGACATTGCCAATTTCTGccgatcatgtgatgtatgtcAGAAGACCATCAGCAAAGGCAAAGTACCCAAGGTGGAGTTAGGTAGACTACCAACAATCGAGGTACCATTTCAGCGTATCGCCATCGATTTGATGGGGCCGTTCACTCCCTCTGAACGTGGTCACACCTACATATTGACAATTGTAGATTATGCCACGAGGTATACGGAAGCGATTCCGTTGAAGTCAATAACGACAGTCGATGTCGCAGAAGCACTGGTGACAGTGTACAGTCGAGTGGGTATACCGCAAGAGGTTATGTCTGACCTAGGACCCCAATTTGTCTCTGACTTGATGAAAGAAGTCTGCCGGTTATTGTCAATCAAGCAGTTGACGAGTTCCCGATACCATCCCATGTGCAACGGGCTAGTGGAACGGTATAATGCTGTGGTGAAATCGTCTTTGAAGCGGTTGTGCACAGAGGAGCCACGCCAATGGGATAGGTATCTTCCTGCCCTTTTGTTTGCTTTGCGAGAGGCACCAAGCTCAAGCCTGGGTTTTTCTCCATTTGAATTACTATACGGTCGGCATGTGAGAGGACCCATGGAGGTTTTGAGAGAGCTGTTGACAAACGATGCTGTCGAgccagaaagaaagagtgaGTATGAGTATGTCATCGAGTTGAGAAAGAGACTTGTTGAGTCATGGCAGATGGCACAGGAAAATTTGAAGCAGTCGGCAAAGCGATACAAGACCTACTATGATCGAGGTGCGAAGAAACGGAAGTTGAAGATCGGAGACAAAGTCTTGGTGTTACTGCCGACGGAGCAAAACAAGCTCTTGGTTAAATGGAAAGGGCCATATGAGGTGGTCGGTGCCAAGTATGACTATGACTACGTAGTGGATGTAGATGGCGTGAAAAAGACATTCCACATAAACATGCTCAAGCGATACTTCAGCAGGGTAGCAGAGGAAGAAACTGCTGGAAGTTGTTTCGAGGTGTGCCATGATGGTGGTGTAGATGAGTTGTGGAGTGACGAAGGCATGGAAAACAACGATGATGTGTTCACTGAGATACCAGAAATGCCTTGTCCGATTCAGAGAGAGTTCGTTGAGGATGTACAGCTGGATGTTTCCCTAGACGAGGTGAAACAAGAGCAGATCAGACGATTACTGTGCGAGTATCAGGATGTGTTCACAGATGTACCAAAGAAGTCAAGTATTGCAGAGTGCAAGATACACTTGACCACAGACGAACCGGTGCGGTCACCACCATACCGCGTACCCCAAGCGTTGCAAGGTGAAATCCAGAAGGAGGTTGAGATGATGGTGAAATTGGGTGTTATTGAACCATCTGACTCTCCCTATGGTCATCCGATTGTGATGGTAAAGAAACCGGATGGAACCAACCGTTTCTGTATCGATTTTCGGCGCCTTAATAAGGTTACGGTTTTCGATCCTGAGCCGATGCCGGTGCAGCAAGACTTGTTTGCGTCACTTGCAAAGAGCAAGTATTTCAGTAAATTGGACTTATCAAAGGGATACTGGCAGCTCCCTTTGAGAGACTCAGACAAGGCCAAGACAGCATTTCTGACACCGATAGGACAATTCCAATTCAGATACATGCCATTTGGACTTGTCACAGCAGGGGCCCAATTCACGAAGATGATGAGAAAGCTGCTATTGGGTGTTCCCAATGTGGTGACCTATATTGACGATGTGTTGGTGCACACAAACTCGTGGGAGGAACATGTGACCACACTCTCAGCCGTGTTGAGTAGACTGCGGGAGGCCAACTTGGCAGCTCGACCAACCAAGTGTGCGCTGGGATTTCAGTCCATAGAGTTCCTTGGCCATGAGGTGAGTGAGGGGATCCTACAGACGAGCGAACGTCTCACAAAGAAGATTGCCGAGGCCCCAAGACCGGTGACCAAGAAGCAGGTCAGATCCTTCCTAGGCCTTACCGGCTATTACCGGGATTTTATACCCAACTATGCCGATGTGGCATTGCCCCTCACAAATCTCACGAAGAAGGGAAGTCCCGAGAAGGTGAAGTGGGGAGAAGGCGAAGAACAAGCATTCCTCGGAATGAAGAAGAGCTTGATCAAGCCACCCATTCTGCACCTACCCGATGAGACCAAGGTATTCAAGCTGAAGGTCGATGCCTCAGACACTGGCCTAGGTGCTGTTCTAATGCAAGAACGGAATGGCGAAGACTTCCCAGTGGCTTACGCAAGTCGGAAACTCCTTCCGAGGGAATGTCGTTATGCCACTATCGAGAAGGAGTGTCTTGCGATTGTTTGGGCCATTCGCAAGTTCGAGTTCTATCTGTGTGGCCGGTCTTTCGAAGTACACACAGATCACAAGCCGTTAACGTACATACAGGCGAAGAAAATGCACAACAAAAGAATCATGCGATGGTGCATGAGCCTACAGGAGCACAGGTTCAGGCTCGTCTCTGTAAAGGGCAAAGACAATGTGGCTGCAGATGCCATGAGCCGCCTAGTGTGA